Within the Novosphingobium pentaromativorans US6-1 genome, the region GGTGAAGCAGCATTTCCTCGCGGCTGCAGCCAAGCGCGACAAGCAGCTGGATACCCGGAATGAGCGGGAAACCCTTGCCCTTGCAGCAATTGAGCACGCCGAAAACCTTGGACGAGCAGGTGTTGCGCGTGCCCTTGAACAGGGTGAGCGTGTCGGGATCGAACTCGCGCCGCGCCTGGTCCATCGCGTTGAGCGCGACAACCGCGTCCTTGAACTCGTCATTGGCCTCGCGCTCGATCGTTTCGCACGAGCCATCGATGCAATAGACGTCGCCGTCGCAGATGAACTGGCTGGTATCGGCAGGCTGGTCCGGGACCGGGCAGTCGTAAACCCGCTCCCAGGTCCGACAGGGCTCACCCGAAAGGCAGTCTTCGCGCACCAGCGAGCAGCCGGGCGTGCTTTCCAGCGTCTGGCAGTCCTGGGCTTGCGTAAATTGGGCGCAGGTATAGCTGCGTGACCATGCCCAGCAGGGCTGGGTGACCGCGATGCCATCGACGATCCGGGTGACAGGATCGCTGTCGGTGCAGGTCTCGGTGTCCTGCTGGCATGAATTGTCTGCGGCAAGGCCCGCGCACTGGCTTTCATCGCGGCTTGTCGTGACGACATTCTCGCCGGTCACGCTGTAGGGTGTCGCGCCATCGACCGGCGCGGTGCAGCTCACGAGATCGACGCGCAGGTCGCCCGAGTTGCAGCCCCAGTAGATACCGAGATAGGGATCGCACAGATTGATCGGATAGGACTGCGTAACCGTGCACTGCGGTGCCGGGTAGCGATTGCAATTATAGATCGATGCCGGATCGACGCCGCTCCCGCCGACGCAGTAGTAGCCATAGACCTGCCGCTGCTCGATCGTGGCATTCAGTGTCACCGGGCAGGTGCTGGTCTCCTGGGTCGCGGTATAGCCGACGTTGCAGGTCGCCATGTAGCGCGCTGCAGTGCCAGTTCCCGGAGGCAGGGGGACGCAGCGCCCCTGGCTCCCGCTGATGCTCATGCCGCTCGTGTAGGAGAGCGGATCGTCGTTGATGACATTGCTGCGCGCGACAACAGCGTCGAGGTCCTGGGGCGCGAACTGCGCACGGCGATCCATGGAATCGCGCATGGTCCGGTATCCGGTGTTTGCCGTTGCCTGGCTTGCGGCCTCACGCGCCATCCGGTCAGGATCATCGAAATAGCCCGACTGGTTCGGTACACCCCCGAAATTGGGAATGCGGTTTGCATCCGGGTCGGTTGTCGCCGCGCCCTGCGCTGCGGCCGCCTGGTCGCGCCCGAACGCCTTGCCATCCGCCTTGGCGGCATCGGTCGTGGTCTGGGCCGAGACGCTTGTCGGCAAACAGGCGCAGGCGAGGCAGAAAAGGGGGAGGAGAAGCCGCTTCATGGGTCACTCCGTTGCAGGCGGGCAAGATGCTGGGATGCAAGCAGGGCGCCGGGACCACCGCCTTGCGCGAAGGTTTCGAGCGCGTAGGACACGCTGACATTACCGCTCATCCGGTCGTGGGGCGGAACCTGGGTCCGGCAATTGAAGCCATCGCAGAGATCAAAGTCGCTGCTGGTCACCACATAGGTGGGGACCGCCTCGATCCCGAAGGCGCGAAACAGGCGCGGATCGATGCCGACCGCGTCGAGCTTGCCGCCGTCCGCTGCGACTTTCGCGAGCGCCGCAGTCAGGGTCTTGGCGCTGCCTCCTGGCAGCCCGCGAAGCACGACCACACCGCCTGCGCGGGCGACGTCGTCCGCCATGGCGCGCAAGGCTGCCGGCGGCATCGAGAGCGAAGCGAAGGCGATGAAGCGGGGTGCTTCACCCAAGCCCTCGCTGGCCATGGTGCCCGCGTCGGCCACCATCTTGTCGAAGTCGAAGACGTCCTCACTTTCTGGCCGCGCAGATATTGTCGCCTGCTCGGTGTAGCGCTTGCCGTGCGCCTGGGCTTCGGCGGCGCTGGCATTGGCTTGGCTAAGGACCGCTTCGGCGCGCGCGCGGGCACTGGCGGCAAGCGCATCGGCTTCGCTCGCCTCGACCTTGGCGCGGGCGCGTATCGCTTCGAGATCGAGCTCCGGCTCGCTCGTCTGCGCTGCGGCTCCCGCCATGGCGGCGGCGCCAGTGATCGACGCGATTACAAGGAGATGAGGGAGTATTTTCATAGTAGAGTAAGACGTGGGCGCTGCGGCGTGTCTCCACGCCCAGTTTCCCACGCCTTCTCTCCGAACCGGACGTGCACCTTTCGTTGTGCATCCGGCTCTCCAGAAGCCTTGGCGTACTCGGGTTTCTTCATCCATTTGAGATCGAACCTCCGAACTGGCACGTAGCTCATCAAGAATTGCTCCGTGCTGCCTTCAGCCCAGACCTTGCTGCCCGGATGGGCGATGCCCGGCCTGCGCCACGATGCGATTTTCCTCCCGGGGACACGTTTGTGCTTGGCCCGCAGCCACAGCCAGAGACGTTGCCGCACATGCCAGTCGAGACTGGCGAAGATCGACTTCGCCCCCACGCAGTAGCGGTAGTAGGCAGACCACCCGCGAAGGTATGGATTGAGTTCCTGAAGCATGGCCTTGAGCGAACGCCGAAGCGTCTGCCGTCGGGCCAGTTGATTTACCCGTATCCTGAATCCGTTGATCGGCTCGCGCGGGATTTCGATGCGGGCGTGCAGCCCGAACCGCTTGTCCCATTTGAGCCTCACGCGGCATCCAAGGAATCGACAGCCCTCGGTCAGCGCGGTGATGCGCGTCTTCTCGGGCGAGAGCGTCAGACCCATCGCTTCGTGCAGGTAGGTTGCCAGCGCCTGCTTTTCGGCAAGAGCGTCAGCTTCCGTTCCCGACACGAAGATCAGGAAGTCATCGGCATAGCGGACGGGATAGAAGACCGGTCGCCCGGCCTTGCGATCCTTGTCGCGCCTGATTGCCGCCAGCCTTATCCCATCGGATTTCAGCTGTGGGTCCTCGGGGCGTTTTACCCAGTCCCGATACCGTTCCTCGATCACGCCAAGCGCGATGTTGGCCAGCAGCGGTGAGAGCACTCCACCTTGCGGCGTGCCGGTGTCTGTCGGGCTGTACGAAACATCCTCGAGAACCCCGGCCTTGAGGAACTGCACGAGCAACCGGTTCACCTTGCGGTCCGCGACGCCGTGGCGCACGCGTTCCATCAGCGGGTGATGTCCGATATTGTCGAAGCAGCCCTCAATGTCGCCTTCGATTACCCATTGGTACGGCGCTTTGTGTCGGCGACCGTCAGCCGCAGGTCTGCCCCGCGACTGGATGGTCACACGGATATGTTCAAGGCAGGCCTGACTGCCCCGTCCGGGCCGGAACCCGTAAGAGACTGGCCAGAACCGGGCCTCGAAGATCGGCTCCAGTACTTGCTTGACCGCGCACTGCACCACGCGATCCTTGACTGTAGGGATACCGAGGGGTCGGAACTTCCCCGGTTTGCCCGGCTTGGCGATCCATTTCCTGCGTGCAGGGGACGGGCGGTAGCCGCCCGACCGAAGCTCCTCGCGAAGCTTCCGCAGAAATTCCATGGCACCAATACCGGATGCAATTCTCGCTACGGTCTCCCCGTCGACTCCCGGAGTGCGCTTGCCGCGATTACCGGCAATCGTTTTCCAGGCCATCTGCAGATTGCGGGGATCGGTTACCCAATTCCACAAGTCGCAGTATGGTTCTTCGGGGTGTTCCCGACTCCACTGGTAGAGCTTTCGCTGAACGCCGAGGAGCCAGACCTGTGCGGCCTGATTACCAGAGTCCACTGGTAGTTCCTCCGTCATGACAGCCCACCGGCTTCCTGCCTGCCTTCGCCATGTGGACGGCTTTCCCGCCCTCGGACTACTACGCAGGCTCCGCCCCACCAGCGCCCATCCCCGGTCTCCGCGGATAGCCTGCTCC harbors:
- a CDS encoding conjugal transfer protein TraN, which translates into the protein MKRLLLPLFCLACACLPTSVSAQTTTDAAKADGKAFGRDQAAAAQGAATTDPDANRIPNFGGVPNQSGYFDDPDRMAREAASQATANTGYRTMRDSMDRRAQFAPQDLDAVVARSNVINDDPLSYTSGMSISGSQGRCVPLPPGTGTAARYMATCNVGYTATQETSTCPVTLNATIEQRQVYGYYCVGGSGVDPASIYNCNRYPAPQCTVTQSYPINLCDPYLGIYWGCNSGDLRVDLVSCTAPVDGATPYSVTGENVVTTSRDESQCAGLAADNSCQQDTETCTDSDPVTRIVDGIAVTQPCWAWSRSYTCAQFTQAQDCQTLESTPGCSLVREDCLSGEPCRTWERVYDCPVPDQPADTSQFICDGDVYCIDGSCETIEREANDEFKDAVVALNAMDQARREFDPDTLTLFKGTRNTCSSKVFGVLNCCKGKGFPLIPGIQLLVALGCSREEMLLHQRDAQGLCAYVGTYCSDSFLGVCLTKKKVYCCFESKLSRILQEQGRQQLNKPWGKPKTEQCLGFTIDEFSRLDLSKMDFSEVYAEFTDAARLPDELQAATEIQQKIEDYYARASQ
- the trbC gene encoding type-F conjugative transfer system pilin assembly protein TrbC; translation: MAGAAAQTSEPELDLEAIRARAKVEASEADALAASARARAEAVLSQANASAAEAQAHGKRYTEQATISARPESEDVFDFDKMVADAGTMASEGLGEAPRFIAFASLSMPPAALRAMADDVARAGGVVVLRGLPGGSAKTLTAALAKVAADGGKLDAVGIDPRLFRAFGIEAVPTYVVTSSDFDLCDGFNCRTQVPPHDRMSGNVSVSYALETFAQGGGPGALLASQHLARLQRSDP
- the ltrA gene encoding group II intron reverse transcriptase/maturase, which encodes MDSGNQAAQVWLLGVQRKLYQWSREHPEEPYCDLWNWVTDPRNLQMAWKTIAGNRGKRTPGVDGETVARIASGIGAMEFLRKLREELRSGGYRPSPARRKWIAKPGKPGKFRPLGIPTVKDRVVQCAVKQVLEPIFEARFWPVSYGFRPGRGSQACLEHIRVTIQSRGRPAADGRRHKAPYQWVIEGDIEGCFDNIGHHPLMERVRHGVADRKVNRLLVQFLKAGVLEDVSYSPTDTGTPQGGVLSPLLANIALGVIEERYRDWVKRPEDPQLKSDGIRLAAIRRDKDRKAGRPVFYPVRYADDFLIFVSGTEADALAEKQALATYLHEAMGLTLSPEKTRITALTEGCRFLGCRVRLKWDKRFGLHARIEIPREPINGFRIRVNQLARRQTLRRSLKAMLQELNPYLRGWSAYYRYCVGAKSIFASLDWHVRQRLWLWLRAKHKRVPGRKIASWRRPGIAHPGSKVWAEGSTEQFLMSYVPVRRFDLKWMKKPEYAKASGEPDAQRKVHVRFGEKAWETGRGDTPQRPRLTLL